The window ATCCTGTGAGGCCCCAGGAAAGTGTATGGTGCGGCACACCCTGACCTGTGCCTCTAGGGTCTCTGCGCGGTGAGAATCCTGTTCTGAGCCTGCGAGTCAGGTCTCCATACGCGGGACTCCCAGGCTCTGATAGGTatcaaggtgaggaccctgcgTGGGCACCAAGGGAACACTCACTCCAGAGCACTGGAGTCCCAAGGATCCTGTCCTTGCTGTCGGCCCTCGGAGACCCCCCTACCCCTGTAGGAGGGTCTTGATCCTTGCATGCCCTTGGTACAGCCTTGTACGGATGTGACATGTCCTGGCTTCCACGTAGGAAGCTCTAGGAAGGTGCAGCTTCTGGTTTGGGGGGCTGTGAGCTCTCCTCAGCAGAGGAGGGGGGAGTCTCCGAACTGATCCGGACTCAAGGTGAAGACCCTGAATGTGCACGGTTGTGCCAATTAACCCGAGAAAAGCGGGGTCCTATGAGCGCCGCCCCTGCTGTTGGCGCTCCGAGACACCCCGCTAAGGGCCTTGGCCCTCGGAGGCCCTCCTATATACCCTTGGCCGAATGTGTGGGGCGGGCATGCGCCGACTTCCATCCAGGAAGTGCCGGGAAGGCGAGGCCTCTGGTCTAACCGGGTTGAGACTTTCATCATCGGAGGAGGGTGGAGTCTCGGGACTGGTCAGGAGTCCAGGTGAGGACCCTGGATGTGGACTAATGGGATGGGTGGTCCCGATCCCAGAACAGAGGAGATCCCACAAAGCCCCTCCCCTACCGCCAGCCTCAAGGCCACCAGGCTGACTTCGGCCTGTAAAGTCTCAGGATGAGAGGGCCTTGGTTCAAGGAAGCACCCCAGTTCTGAAGAGCGGGGAGACCTAGACCGTAACCGTAGGTGAGGCTAGGACCTTAGCGGTAATGAAGAGGCTTTCCCTTAAAAGAGGGGCCGCCCACAGCCCAACCTTGCTTTCCAATCTGGGAGCCCCCGGGCAGGGGAACCGGATGTGAAGCACTGCCACTTCCTTCTAGGGAGGTGAGGGCCTTATTCTGAGTCACAAATCCCATCCCTGCTTTGGGACGTACTCAAGTGAGTGGAGGGAGGAATCCCAAGTCCTACAAGGGGGCAAGTTCAGAAGGCTGAGGAATGAAGGGGTTACCAAATTGAGAACTCTGGGGTCAGGTAACCCCCGTCGCCCTGGCCAGCCCTAGTATTCCCGAAACAGCCTACAAAGGATACGGGTCCCTCTGACTTTCAACTCTTGAGTTCTGAGGGATGTGGCCTCATGACAGCGGAGGGTGAGACTGAAGGGAATGGTGCAGACTGAAAGAAAGATACGATTGAGGTACTGGGACCACTCAACCCAACATCAGGAGGGCTGCAGTAAGCGCTGCTAATGCcattagtcttggaaacccatGACAAATTTGGCCAGTTCAGGGGACTCTGGACTTCTGCCTGGAGTGTCTGAGGGAGATGAGCACCTTTGTTTAAGCCCTAATTCAAGAGATGGAGGAATCCCAGAAACTGGTGGGTGTCAAGGTGAACATCGTTTAGAAGGCACTAGGGAATTAACCACTCTTCTCCCCTCCTCCAAAGGAAGGAGGATGCAGAAAAGCCTCCACTGCTATTGGCCAGGGGAGCCACGGTCAGAGGTGTCAGGCTGAGGTGCCCCCTTATGTGTTCCTTGGGCTAGGTGGTCTTAGGGACATGAAGCCCTTAGACTAAAGGGGAGCCTTTTTCAGcagaggaaaacctggtggtgtagtggttaagttctacagctcaTAACCGGAGTATTGGCAATTCAGATGCACcatttgcttcttggaaactctatggggcgattctactctgtcctatagggttgctgtgagtcggaagcgactcgacggcaacgggtaccAGCCGGGTGttcagcagaggcaggagacatGGTCTCTAATAGGAGTCAAGTTGAGGATACTGAGTTCTGATGAGGTGACTCCTCCCAGAAGAAAGGAAGCCCCATAGAGCCCCAACAGTGCGTTCAGACCTGGAGGACCTAGGTCTGGTGACCTAGTGAGTTTCACTCACTAACTCCCAGGGCATCTCAGGGAGGTGAGGGACCTGGTAAAAGGGGGCAGCCATGGTGAGGACGCCGGTAGAGGACTGAGGCCTCCAAGGAGCCCCAGACAGAACGGGCCCAAGTGTGCTGTCATCACTGAGACACCCCGCCAGGAGTGGTGGCTCAGCTGCTCCTTCAGTTCCTGCTTGTGGATCCCAAAGGGATTTGAAGTGTCAAATTCAGAGTAGTAGATGGAAGGTGCTCTGGCCCTGTGGGCAGTTGATATCATggccctaggagtgaaattagaAGAACTCCCAATAACCCAGAGTACAGAGAGTTCCTAGTGTCACCCCCTGCTGTCAACTCAGTAAGCCCCAAGCAGGGCTGACAATCTACAACCTAATTCATCCTCTAATTTCCTCCACAGGGTCCTGACCAGGACAATAGGAGCCTTGTGAGGTTATAGAACAGTGTCCTCAAGAATCCTGCAGACTGAAAGCCAAGATGGCATCTGTCAGCTACAGGGGTGCACACCCTTTCAGCCTCCCTCCTCCTGTGGGCCAGCATCACCTGCCCCCCTTCTACACTCCTGCCTATTTTCCTTGAGCAGAGACATCATGCCTCATGGTCACAAGAGTAAGCTCCGCTACCGCGAGAAACGTCGCCAGGCCCAAGGTGACACCGGCAGTGTCAAGAGTGCTCAGGCCAGTGCAGCAGAGGAGTAAGGGTCCCCCTCCTCTTCCACTCCTCCTTTCGGGGGGCCTACCCAAAGCTCCCATGATGCTTGCACTCCCCAGGGGTCTCAGAGGGCCCCATCCACCAGCACTGGTGGGGCAGGTTCGTCGGGCTCAAGAGCTCCTAGAGGGGCCGAGGGCCAAGATGAGGGAGGTCCAAGTTCCTCTTCTGCCCGAGCACCCAATGAGAGGTCACATAGAGAGGTAACCAGGAGGGTGATCATCTTGTCACAGTTCCTGCTGTCCAAGTATGAAGTGCAAGAGTGCCTTACCaagggaaaaatgatgaagatcatcaaCAAAGGGTACAAGGAGCACTTCCCTGAGATCCTGAGGAGAGCCTCTGAGTACGTCCAGCTGGCCTTTGGCCTTGACGTGAAGGAAGTTGATTCCAAAGGTCAGTCCTATACCATTGTCAGCAAATTGGAGATTACCGAAGAAGAGAATCTGAGTGGTGGCAGGGGGTTTCCCAAGAAGGGGCTCCTGATGCCTCTCCTGGCCATGATCTACACGAATGGAAACCGTGCCAGCGAGGAGGAGATGTGGGAATTCCTGAATATGGTGGGGATGTACGATGGCAAGACGCACTTCCTCTTTGGGGAGCCCCGGAAGCTCATCACCAAAGATTTGGTGCAGGAAAAGTACCTGGAGTACCGGCAGGTGCCCAACAGTGATCCTCCACGCTACCAATTCCTGTGGGGTCCCAGAGCCCAAGCCGAAGCCATCAAGACAAAAGTCCTGGAGTTTTTGGCCAAGGACAAGAATACGTTTTCCAGTGTCTTCCAAGCCCTGTATGGAGAAAGTTGGGGAGATGAGGAAGAGAGAGCTGCAGGCAGAGAATGGGCTGGGGCTGGTCCTCATGCCAGGGCCAGGGCTAGTGTCAGGGTGAGTCCAGCAGGCCGTCCCATCCGTGGTGAAGTCTGATGCAGATTCTTcactttgttgttgaaaatggttGTTAACCTTCTAAGTAGTGGAGGCCAGCATGGGGCTGGAGGGAGCACATGTATGTCTTCTTGGATTCCTGTTATACTGGAGTAACTTGTagattaagctttttttttttttttttgtattttttgaatGTAGTTCCTTTTAATTGAAGGTTTATTAAGATTCAGAAGCTCAATTCAACCTCATGCATTCATTGCTATTGTATTGCTTGATTTAGGAGTAAGTGTTTTGTATTGTGTAAAACAAATTGAAAATCCTTGAATCTATTTTGATGAATCCAGAACTAGTTAACGTGGTATCAGAATAGGGATGTTCTTTGAAACATTAAAGACATCTGCAACAATTAGTTGGGATCACAAGATAGAGGTGGATAAACATAAAGTTTGGTCAAGTCTTGGTTTCCTCTATTCCATTCAGTCAAAGTGAAACGTACATGTGCCTGGATTTGTTTGGCTCATTCAAGGCTGTTGTAGAAAATAAATCCTGATGATTTGATCTCTTGTTCCCTGGCTCTTATTTTCCCCGAACAATAATTGTGCATCTGCCCTTTGGAAGGCTTCATGCTAGAACTGGGGCCCTTTAGGCAAAGGTGTCGAAGCCCGTGTGTATAGATTTTAGAGTCTCATAGCAGCTCTGATAGAAGGAGGAGTTTGAGATACATTCCAGGACCTCAGGACTAGCAGAAAAGGAGTGAGCACTTCAGGGTTCCCTCTAGTGTAAATGCCCTGAGGGAGGGCAATTTGGGGCCTTGGGAGACTTTGATCTCTCAGTGTGGATTGGGGGAATTTTAAGTTaggaagcatagggtagggaaagTTACGGGGTGAGAAGAGCAGGTAGGGGTGAGGCTGCGGGGAAGGAGTTGAGATAAGCCTGTGGGAGGCGTGAGCAGGGCAAGACTCTCCCATGATGTGTCTGAGCCCGGAGAGGCTGAGCCTGGAATGGAAACCAGCTCTTCACAGTGACTCTGGGATTGGGGGTAAAGGAGAGAGAAATCCCCACTTGGGGCAAGACTGGTAGGTATTCTGCGCTTTTCTCCTCCGTGCACTTGATCACACACATGGACTAGGTATGTTACGCACAGCGTGTCCATGGAGTTCCTGAGAAATAGGGCACTCCTCCCTTGGTGTCAGGAAGCCACTGGGAGTAGCCTTTTGCACTGGGCTCGGGGAGCCAGAGGCCATGACGTTGAATGGGCGGTAGAATGAGGTTGTCTTGAGTGTCATTTGGCAAACTCCATGTGAAGACTAGACTTTTGGCCGTGGTAATGTGAATGAAAATTGGGGTGACATACTCTGAAGGGCTTCTGGGAGGGGAAATTGTTGGTCCTTAACAGCACTTCTAGCTGCTTTGTTTTGCATTGAACTGGGACAGTCTACCCACATCCACATGAAGGAATATACTCCCTACTATGTATTGAATTTCACCACCATGCCCCCTAAAAACAggtcttgtaaatcctaaccctatacATGTAGTTACAGTGCCATTTGGGAATGTGTGTTTTTATGTCAAAGAGATGGCAttgtaaggtgtgtctttttgagtcaacccaccagctgctccaagggagaaacatGTAGttgtcagcttctgtaaagatttacagccttggaaatcctatggggcagttgtactctgtcctgttgcatccctgtgagtcagaatcttctggacaggagtgtttttttttcccgGGGCGGGGGGTATCTTAagtccaatctcttttgaggtataaaggaGGTGATTCAGCAAGCAAGTAATCACAAGTGGGGAATGATAGTTGCCatgccacatgagatctccaaggaaagaCAAAACAGAAGCTCAagaatgacaaggaccttcccccacagcaaaaaaaagagttaaagctttcccctagagccacacccagaattcagatttctaggctCTGAAACTCTGAGAAAACaattttctatttgttaaagccatccacttgttgtatttctgttataacagcactagataactatgacactCTCTAACCGAGTGATAAAATGCTTTGGCCTTGACTACTGAAATGTGTGTTGGCAGTGGAAACTCATCcagtggtactgcagaagaaagacctggcaatctgtttccttaaagtttatagccaaggaaaccctgtagagcagttctacacgGGGTTGCATTTAGTTGGAATTGATCCGATGCCAACGAGTTTTTGTAAAAtattacttcatttttcttccaaaTCAGCATTTTTTCTaatcttgttttctttgtcttaGAGTGCAGCATATTTTGACACACCGTAgactaaacaaaaccaaaaattctgAAGAGGAGGGTGGTATTGTGTGGTGTGAAAATAATCAGAGTAACAAGTGCCATTCTTTAAAGACCCGATATAGGCAGTTACTTTGCCAGGTGCTTTTCCATGCACCAGCCCTAGAAGACAGGGCTTATCAATCCCACTTCACAGAAGTCGAACCTGAAGCTCAGAGACTTGGTAATGTGTTTGTAAGTCTAGTACATGACTGAGCTAGACTGAACCCCTGGTCTGAATCCCTCTGGAGCCTAGCTTGTTCCACTCCTCCCAGCCAGAGGCCTACCGTGTGTCTGTTAATTCACTGTTTTTCTCTCCACTACAAAATGATTCTCAGgtaaaaaaatgaataatgcTGTGCCCAGAGTATTGAGTTGGACTGTACGGCCAGAGCTATGTGGATACTAAAATAAGTGAgaggtaaaaacaacaacaacaacaacaaaaccaaacccagtgccatcgagtcgattccgactcctagcgaccgtataggacagagtagaaatgccccatagagtttccaaggagcgcctggcagattcgaactgccaaccctttggttagcagccatagcacctaaccactacaccaccagggtttgcaagTGAGAGGTAcgaataaggaaaagaaaagaaaatattcaatgaCAATATAATCATCGACAAATGCAAGGCCAGATAGCCTGAAAAGACCTGGGGCTTCTAAAATCATCCTGGAGAGCCACTGCCTATAGAAAGGAGATCTATTAGAACCAAGGTTACATGGACCTCCAGGTATGGTTGAAGGAGAGAAGCATTAGATCAGCCTGTTTTTCTGACAGCCCACCACCTGTGTTGGTCTTCCTGTCTTTGGCTGCATCTTCCCCACCTCATGCCACTTCTCACCCTGGGACAGGGACCCAATCTCTGCAAGAGCAAAATTGCTCAAGTTTGCAAGGATGTGGCATTTCTCAGGAAGCCTTTCATCAAAGAGGAGCCCAGAAGAGGACCCAAGTGAAtgaaaagggagaagaaaaacaCACCGGAATTTAGGGGTCACACAAACAAGTGCAGGGCTTCCTCTGAGACTAGAGAGCCCCAGGTAGTGACCTCACTATTCTTCAGGTTTCTCAGGGACCTGAGACGTTGGCCTAAGGACACCCTCCAAGTCAGTAAAGCGAGGACACTCACCCTCTGATAGATACCTAAGAGATGACCGTGAATGAAGATGATGAGTGGGCCCCTCAAGAAGAGTGTGGTCCTCTAGTGTCCTAGCCTTGCAGTTGGCCCTGAGAGATCTCGAACAGTCCTCGCTGGATATGACTCATCCTGACTTTTAAATGAGAGGTCCCAGGTCAGTGAAGACCTTGATCTGAGGGGAGCGGCCTTGGATTCAGCAGGGAGTGGATTTCTAGGACTGGTCATTTTCAAGATGAAGACTGTGAATGAGGAAGGAGGGAACCACCCACCccagacagaagaaaaaaagtaaaaaaaaatttttttttatccccccTGCTATTGGCCCTGGGAGGCCGAGGGCAGAGTTGTCAGGATGAGGAGTCCCTTcattcctgcctggagggtatcAGGTCTTGTGGGCATACCCCACGTCCATagagggaggagagggaggagacTCAGGCCCTCAAAGGAGGCAAGGTGAGGATCCTGAGTGTTATGAGTGGGAACCCCATCAACAGAAGGAGCAGAAGAGAGCATTGCCTCTGTTCTTAGTCCTGGGAAGCCTCTGGGAGAGCTCTCTGACAGAGATGCCCATGGCTTCTTCCTGAGTGGTCTCAGGGAGGAAGGGTCCGGTCTAAAGGGGCGGCCCCAGATCTGCAGAGGGAGGAGTCTTGTCCCTC is drawn from Loxodonta africana isolate mLoxAfr1 chromosome X, mLoxAfr1.hap2, whole genome shotgun sequence and contains these coding sequences:
- the LOC100655002 gene encoding melanoma-associated antigen B2-like, encoding MRRLPSRKCREGEASGLTGLRLSSSEEGGVSGLVRSPASPAPLLHSCLFSLSRDIMPHGHKSKLRYREKRRQAQGDTGSVKSAQGSQRAPSTSTGGAGSSGSRAPRGAEGQDEGGPSSSSARAPNERSHREVTRRVIILSQFLLSKYEVQECLTKGKMMKIINKGYKEHFPEILRRASEYVQLAFGLDVKEVDSKGQSYTIVSKLEITEEENLSGGRGFPKKGLLMPLLAMIYTNGNRASEEEMWEFLNMVGMYDGKTHFLFGEPRKLITKDLVQEKYLEYRQVPNSDPPRYQFLWGPRAQAEAIKTKVLEFLAKDKNTFSSVFQALYGESWGDEEERAAGREWAGAGPHARARASVRVSPAGRPIRGEV